The Cyclopterus lumpus isolate fCycLum1 chromosome 6, fCycLum1.pri, whole genome shotgun sequence genome contains a region encoding:
- the LOC117732453 gene encoding mucin-2-like isoform X2: protein MRWKCVWLCFLALSVASVIDVQARLVHNHVSSICSTWGREHFKTFDGDVYQFPGTCEYNLVSDCHVSYQEFSVHMKRKDKDGNPTVSHVVVTINDLLFHLTKDMITVNDLPVKTPYYNGGVQLEKNAVYIKLQSKVGITVMWNGDDAVMVELDADYVNRTCGLCGDFNGVSVHNEFIHNGRKISPVEFGNKQKVHRPNDECEDPFEEEEESLEAVLDSCKEFQTTCNQMLRSEPWSSCTKLVNPEPYIQACVQDMCGCANSTNDFCVCSTLSEFSRQCSHAGGQPPNWRTPQFCAKQCPYNMIYEESGSPCMDTCALPDTSSLCEDHKMDGCFCPPGTVFDDISMRGCIAQSECQCKHNKIYNSGEVYQQDREKCTCVEGRWACESLQTPATCAIEEGSHVTTFDGKTYTFHGDCYYTLAKVESKDQASPKFTILVQLVPCANQELDTCLKSLKILLNNDRNNALMFTSDGTVKLNMQTISLPYHSGDINIFHASSFHILLQTSFGLQIQIQHVPVMQIYVSLEQSYRAKTRGLCGNYNMALSDDLKTPQGIVEGTAVTFSNSWKANLMCRDREERLEDPCSLSVENELYAKHWCALLLSTASNFSQCHSVVDPDIYYKRCTYASCNCEKNEDCLCAVFSSYARACASKGVFLTDWRQNVCDKYTRSCPASQIFSYKHQRCQLTCRSLGTMQKSCTSDFLPVDGCSCSEGLYLNENNICVPMAKCPCYHNEVYVKSGKSISIKDEHCVCTNGMLHCHSWRARSSTCTFPKVYFNCSAAGTAELGLYCARTCLNLDSNDCNFTECESGCRCPGGLLEDGKGSCVKENECPCQHNKQIYAHGSQIPDQCNTCTCKSGSWACSKNKCPGTCIIYGSGHYNTFDQQTYGFQGHCAYVAVKNKCGNKTVHDNFGVITENVPCGSTGTTCSKTVRIQLGRMEVKLSKGKYEEVAMGDGAEIQYKIRKVGLYVVLESAIGLVVMWDGKTTVRIILEPQHSGEVCGLCGDFNDDGQNDFTTQGQLVVSNSLEFANSWKMSSQCQDVGMNSDPCGERPNRHPWAKMMCSIITGNTFKECHDKVAPLPFYENCVKDSCACDTGGDCECLCSAVAAYAQACNAASVCVAWRTPEICPVFCDYYNNPDECKWHYNPCHKPCYKTCLNLEEMCSKPLPNLEGCYPVCPENKPIFDEETGLCVEQCPGCLYNNTRYKEDEVIYDVSDNLGMCYYAICKNSTVIFKNKTCTTTPTSTTTTTKKPTTTTTSTTPPTESTTQEPTTTTPKSTTTTTESTTTTKEPIPSPQSTIPPTEPTTTTQEPIATTTTTSTTPPTEPTTTTQEPTKTTPKSTTTTTESTTTTKEPITSPQSTIPPTEPTTTTTEEPTTTTTSTTPPTESTTTTEEPTTTTTPKSTTTTTKSTTTTKEPNTTPKSTIPPTETTTTTTKEPTTTTTSTTPPTESTTTTEEPTTTTPKSTTTTTKSTTTTKEPITSPQSTIPPTEPTTTTTEEPTTTTTSTTPPTESTTTTEEPTTTTPKSTTTTTESTTTTKEPIPSTQSTIPPTEPTTTTTEEPTTTTTSTTPPTESTTTTEEPTTTTPKSTTTTTESTTITKEPIPSPQSTIPPTEPTTTTTEEPTTTTTSTTPPTESTTTTEEPTTTTPKSTTTTTESTTTTKEPIPSPQSTIPPTEPTTTITKEPTTTTQSTTPPTEPTTTTEEPTTTTPKSTTTTTESTTTTKEPITSPQSTIPPTEPTTTTTEEPTTTTTSTTPPTESTTTTEEPTTTTPKSTTTTTKSTTTTKEPNTTPKSTIPPTETTTTTTKEPTTTTTSTTPPTEPTTTTQEPTKTTPKSTTTTTESTTTTKEPITSPQSTIPPTEPTTTTTEEPTTTTTSTTPPTESTTTTEEPTTTTPKSTTTTTKSTTTTKEPNTTPKSTIPPTEPTTTTTEEPTTTTTSTTPPTESTTTTEEPTTTTPKSTTTTTESTTTTKEPIPSTQSTIPPTEPTTTITKEPTTTTQSTTPPTEPTTTTEEPTTTTPKSTTTTTESTTTTKEPITSPQSTIPPTEPTTTTTEEPTTTTTSTTPPTESTTTTEEPTTTTPKSTTTTTKSTTTTKEPNTTPKSTIPPTETTTTTTKEPTTTTTSTTPPTEPTTTTQEPTKTTPKSTTTTTESTTTTKEPITSPQSTIPPTEPTTTTTEEPTTTTTSTTPPTESTTTTEEPTTTTPKSTTTTTESTTTTKEPIPSPQSTIPPTEPTTTITKEPTTTTQSTTPPTEPTTTTEEPTTTTPKSTTTTTESTTTTKEPITSPQSTIPPTEPTTTTTEEPTTTTTSTTPPTESTTTTEEPTTTTPKSTTTTTKSTTTTKEPNTTPKSTIPPTETTTTTTKEPTTTTTSTTPPTEPTTTTQEPTKTTPKSTTTTTESTTTTKEPITSPQSTIPPTEPTTTTTEEPTTTTTSTTPPTESTTTTEEPTTTTPKSTTTTTKSTTTTKEPNTTPKSTIPPTETTTTTTKEPTTTTTSTTPPTESTTTTEEPTTTTPKSTTTTTKSTTTTKEPNTTPKSTIPPTETTTTTTKEPTTTTTSTTPPTEPTTTTQEPTKTTPKSTTTTTESTTTTEELVTGPTLVTSVPQSTAPLISPTSPCYCIVNGKHYSPGDVIFDMEHIGSGVCLTMICSDICEIHNKTVACGTTTIPTPTTTTPNHTCPEWNVAQNETFLLCNCTMARCIENNTIEIIPYECPPLEKINCTNGKNPVLVYDEYRCCQHYACDCVCEGWGDPHYITFDGLYYSYQGKCTYVLMEEILPIHNLNIYIENVYCDPTEDVSCPRSIIISYQSEIVALINYNLLGAAQLEALKNGIRLKLPYSHQGVKILDSGINLVLEIPRLKVVITFGITGFSVTLPYQYFGNNTQGHCGTCNNNQADDCKLPGGKLVENCAVMADYWPAKHIYQPNCHIPSVLPTNIPGPPPTFTPCIPDSICHMINSSLFAACHPFVSPDHFYQGCVFDSCHVTNPAVECTSLQTYSAACAQAGVCLHWRHHTSVCANNCPSNKVYKPCGPAEQPTCEDNPNEPTMNYTTEGCFCPDGMKLFNKESSICVDKCGCLDPEGIPRELNEKFEYKCQNCICEESTKTVTCKPKACPTPPRANCTDPGFVLVNQTNPSDSCCSNFVCQCQSKNCPVYNMNCLVGYRPVVSVPEGKCCAELTCEPKRVCVHKNSEYQPGSSVPGFHCQDCTCSNEMDPDSHLFKIKCELQKCQTNCDMGYEYLDADGNECCGKCVQTQCVVSVNDTKSLLNPGDTWSPPKNKCQYYTCIKVGDTLTTFESQIVCPPFQQNNCQPGTIQSAANGCCPTCVEREKACKLIPMKMYVRLKSCQSNHEVDMPYCEGSCNTFTRYSKAATLEHSCSCCRETRSSNLTVDLHCLNGDVVPFLYTHVEDCGCGHTDCTSPTAQHVRRRRSATLV from the exons ATGAGGTGGaaatgtgtgtggttgtgtttccttGCTCTCTCGGTTGCCAGTGTCATCGACGTCCAAGCCAGACTGG TTCACAACCACGTCAGCAGCATCTGCAGCACGTGGGGCCGAGAGCACTTCAAGACGTTTGACGGTGATGTGTACCAGTTCCCCGGTACCTGTGAATACAACCTGGTCTCCGATTGCCACGTGTCCTACCAGGAGTTCTCCGTGCACATGAAGAGGAAGGACAAAGATGGAAACCCGACAGTCAGTCATGTGGTGGTCACCATCAACGACCTTTTGTTCCACCTCACCAAGGACATGATCACTGTGAATGACCTCCC TGTTAAAACGCCATATTACAATGGAGGGGTACAATTGGAAAAGAATGCGGTTTACATCAAGCTCCAATCTAAAGTTGGCATCACTGTCATGTGGAACGGTGACGATGCAGTCATG GTGGAACTGGATGCTGATTACGTGAATCGTACTTGTGGACTTTGTGGAGACTTCAATGGTGTTTCTGTCCACAATGAGTTCATTCATAATG GTCGCAAAATCAGCCCCGTTGAGTttggaaacaaacagaaagttcATCGTCCAAACGATGAATGCGAGGACCcctttgaggaggaggaggaatcaCTGGAGGCTGTGCTGGATTCATGCAAGGAGTTT caaacCACCTGTAACCAGATGCTGCGTTCAGAGCCCTGGAGCTCCTGCACCAAACTGGTTAACCCTGAACCTTACATCCAGGCCTGTGTGCAGGACATGTGTGGCTGTGCCAACAGTACAAATGACTTTTGTGTGTGCAGCACACTGTCTGAGTTCTCTCGACAGTGTTCTCATGCAGGAGGGCAGCCTCCCAACTGGAGGACGCCTCAGTTCTGTG CTAAACAGTGCCCATACAACATGATTTATGAAGAGAGCGGTTCCCCTTGCATGGATACATGTGCACTTCCAGACACAAGTTCACTGTGTGAGGACCACAAAATGGACGGCTGCTTCTGTCCTCCTG GAACTGTATTCGATGATATTTCCATGAGAGGGTGTATTGCTCAATCTGAATGTCAgtgcaaacacaacaaaatctATAACTCTGGTGAGGTCTACCAGCAGGACAGGGAGAAATG TACATGTGTTGAGGGTAGATGGGCTTGTGAGAGCCTTCAAACACCTGCTACGTGTGCAATTGAAGAGGGTTCACACGTAACTACCTTTGACGGGAAAACCTACACCTTCCATGGAGACTGTTACTACACTCTAGCCAAAGTGGAAAGCAAG GATCAAGCAAGTCCAAAGTTCACCATCCTGGTTCAGTTGGTTCCTTGTGCAAATCAAGAATTGGACACTTGTCTTAAGAGCCTTAAAATCCTGCTGAACAATGACAGAAACAAT gCTTTAATGTTCACTTCTGATGGCACAGTAAAGCTGAACATGCAGACCATCAGTTTACCGTACCACTCAG GTGACATCAACATATTCCATGCTTCATCCTTTCACATCTTGCTCCAGACCAGTTTTGGATTGCAAATTCAGATCCAGCATGTGCCTGTTATGCAAATCTATGTCAGCCTGGAACAAAGCTACAGAGCAAAGACACGCG GTTTATGTGGGAACTACAACATGGCCCTGTCTGATGACCTGAAGACTCCTCAGGGGATCGTGGAGGGAACAGCAGTCACCTTTAGTAACTCCTGGAAAGCTAACCTCATGTGCCgagatagagaggaaagacttgAGGACCCCTGTTCCCTCAGTGTGGAAAACG AGTTGTATGCTAAACACTGGTGCGCATTGCTACTGAGTACAGCCAGCAATTTTTCACAGTGCCATTCAGTGGTGGATCCTGATATATACTACAAG CGATGTACTTATGCGAGCTGTAACTGTGAGAAGAATGAGGACTGCTTGTGTGCCGTCTTTTCGTCCTACGCTCGGGCTTGTGCATCAAAGGGAGTGTTCTTGACAGACTGGAGACAGAATGTGTGCG ATAAATACACGAGGAGCTGCCCAGCATCTCAGATCTTCTCTTACAAGCATCAGCGATGCCAGTTGACTTGCAGATCACTGGGCACAATGCAGAAAAGTTGCACTTCTGACTTCTTGCCTGTGGATGGCTGCTCCTGCTCTGAGGGTCTCTACCTAAATGAAAATAACATCTGCGTTCCCATGGCTAAATGTCCCTGCTACCATAATGAAGTCTACGTCAAGTCAGGAAAGTCCATCAGCATCAAAGATGAGCACTG tgtGTGTACCAATGGGATGCTGCATTGCCATTCGTGGCGAGCTCGCTCATCAA CATGCACTTTTCCAAAAGTGTACTTTAACTGCTCCGCTGCGGGCACAGCAGAGCTGGGACTGTACTGTGCTCGAACTTGTTTAAATTTGGACAGCAATGATTGT AACTTCACAGAGTGTGAATCTGGCTGTCGGTGTCCAGGTGGCCTCCTTGAAGATGGCAAAGGTTCCtgtgtgaaagaaaatgaatgtcCATGTCAACACAATAAGCAGATTTATGCCCATGGATCCCAAATCCCTGACCAGTGCAACACCTG TACCTGCAAAAGTGGAAGCTGGGCGTGCAGTAAGAACAAATGTCCAGGAACTTGCATTATTTATGGGAGTGGTCACTACAATACATTTGATCAGCAAACATATGGGTTTCAAGGACATTGTGCATATGTTGCTGTAAAG AACAAATGTGGCAATAAAACAGTACATGACAACTTTGGAGTTATCACAGAAAATGTACCATGTGGATCTACAGGCACCACATGCTCTAAAACTGTCAGAATCCAGCTGGGG CGAATGGAAGTCAAACTTTCAAAGGGTAAATATGAAGAGGTCGCCATGGGAGATGGTGCTGAGATTCAGTACAAAATAAGGAAGGTTGGCTTGTATGTGGTGCTAGAATCTGCCATTGGTCTGGTAGTGATGTGGGATGGCAAAACTACTGTTCGCATCATCCTGGAACCACAGCACAGC GGAGAGGTATGTGGCCTGTGCGGAGATTTTAATGATGATGGACAGAACGACTTCACCACCCAGGGTCAGCTGGTTGTGAGCAATTCGTTAGAATTTGCAAATAGCTGGAAAATGTCCAGCCAGTGCCAAGATGTAGGTATGAATTCTGACCCTTGTGGAGAAAGACCCAATCGACATCCCTGGGCAAAAATGATGTGCAGCATTATAACTGGAAATACATTCAAAGAGTGCCACGATAAG GTTGCTCCCCTCCCATTTTATGAAAACTGTGTGAAAGACTCATGTGCCTGCGACACTGGAGGTGACTGCGAGTGTTTATGCTCAGCAGTCGCAGCTTATGCTCAAGCTTGTAATGCAGCTTCTGTCTGTGTGGCATGGAGAACACCAGAAATCTGTC ctGTCTTTTGTGATTACTATAATAACCCAGATGAATGCAAGTGGCACTACAACCCCTGCCACAAACCTTGCTACAAGACCTGTTTAAATCTGGAAGAGATGTGTAGCAAACCTTTACCCAACCTGGAAG GCTGTTACCCTGTATGCCCAGAAAATAAGCCCATATTTGATGAGGAGACTGGGTTGTGTGTGGAGCAATGTCCAGGTTGCCTTTACAACAATACCAGATACAAGGAAGATGAAGTTATTTACGATGTGTCTGACAATTTAGGAATGTGCTACTATGCAATATGCAAAAATTCaacagtgatatttaaaaataaaacttgcACTACAACCCCAACATCTACAACTACTACAACCAAAAagccaaccacaaccacaacatctACAACCCCACCAACTGAATCTACAACCCAGGAGCCAACCACAACAACCCCcaaatctacaaccacaacaactgaatctactactacaactaaagAGCCCATCCCATCTCCACAATCTACAATCCCACCAACTGAGCCAACAACTACAACCCAAGAGCCAATCGCAACTACAACCACAACATCTACAACCCCACCAACTGAACCTACAACTACAACCCAG GagccaacaaaaacaacccccaaatctacaaccacaacaactgaatctactactacaactaaagAGCCCATCACATCTCCACAATCTACAATCCCACCAACTGaacctactactaccacaaccgAAGaaccaaccacaaccacaacatctACAACCCCACCAACTGAATCTACAACTACAACCGAggagccaacaacaacaacaacccccaaatctacaaccacaacaactaaatctactactacaactaaagAGCCCAACACAACTCCAAAATCTACAATCCCACCAACTGaaactactactaccacaaccaaagagccaaccacaaccacaacatctACAACCCCACCAACTGAATCTACAACTACAACCGAggagccaacaacaacaacccccaaatctacaaccacaacaactaaatctactactacaactaaagAGCCCATCACATCTCCACAATCTACAATCCCACCAACTGaacctactactaccacaaccgaagagccaaccacaaccacaacatctACAACCCCACCAACTGAATCTACAACTACAACCGAGGAGCCAACCACAACAACCCCcaaatctacaaccacaacaactgaatctactactacaacaAAAGAGCCCATCCCATCTACACAATCTACAATCCCACCAACTGaacctactactaccacaaccgaagagccaaccacaaccacaacatctACAACCCCACCAACTGAATCTACAACTACAACCGAGGAGCCAACCACAACAACCCCcaaatctacaaccacaacaactgaatctactactataACTAAAGAGCCCATCCCATCTCCACAATCTACAATCCCACCAACTGaacctactactaccacaaccgaagagccaaccacaaccacaacatctACAACCCCACCAACTGAATCTACAACTACAACCGAGGAGCCAACCACAACAACCCCcaaatctacaaccacaacaactgaatctactactacaacaAAAGAGCCCATCCCATCTCCACAATCTACAATCCCACCAACTGAACCTACTACTACCATAACCAAAgagccaaccacaaccacacaatcTACAACTCCACCAACTGAACCTACAACTACAACCGAGGAGCCAACCACAACAACCCCcaaatctacaaccacaacaactgaatctactactacaactaaagAGCCCATCACATCTCCACAATCTACAATCCCACCAACTGaacctactactaccacaaccgaagagccaaccacaaccacaacatctACAACCCCACCAACTGAATCTACAACTACAACCGAggagccaacaacaacaacccccaaatctacaaccacaacaactaaatctactactacaactaaagAGCCCAACACAACTCCAAAATCTACAATCCCACCAACTGaaactactactaccacaaccaaagagccaaccacaaccacaacatctACAACCCCACCAACTGAACCTACAACTACAACCCAGGAGCCAACCAAAACAACCCCcaaatctacaaccacaacaactgaatctactactacaactaaagAGCCCATCACATCTCCACAATCTACAATCCCACCAACTGaacctactactaccacaaccgAAGaaccaaccacaaccacaacatctACAACCCCACCAACTGAATCTACAACTACAACCGAggagccaacaacaacaacccccaaatctacaaccacaacaactaaatctactactacaactaaagAGCCCAACACAACTCCAAAATCTACAATCCCACCAACTGaacctactactaccacaaccgaagagccaaccacaaccacaacatctACAACCCCACCAACTGAATCTACAACTACAACCGAGGAGCCAACCACAACAACCCCcaaatctacaaccacaacaactgaatctactactacaacaAAAGAGCCCATCCCATCTACACAATCTACAATCCCACCAACTGAACCTACTACTACCATAACCAAAgagccaaccacaaccacacaatcTACAACTCCACCAACTGAACCTACAACTACAACCGAGGAGCCAACCACAACAACCCCcaaatctacaaccacaacaactgaatctactactacaactaaagAGCCCATCACATCTCCACAATCTACAATCCCACCAACTGaacctactactaccacaaccgaagagccaaccacaaccacaacatctACAACCCCACCAACTGAATCTACAACTACAACCGAggagccaacaacaacaacccccaaatctacaaccacaacaactaaatctactactacaactaaagAGCCCAACACAACTCCAAAATCTACAATCCCACCAACTGaaactactactaccacaaccaaagagccaaccacaaccacaacatctACAACCCCACCAACTGAACCTACAACTACAACCCAGGagccaacaaaaacaacccccaaatctacaaccacaacaactgaatctactactacaactaaagAGCCCATCACATCTCCACAATCTACAATCCCACCAACTGaacctactactaccacaaccgaagagccaaccacaaccacaacatctACAACCCCACCAACTGAATCTACAACTACAACCGAGGAGCCAACCACAACAACCCCcaaatctacaaccacaacaactgaatctactactacaacaAAAGAGCCCATCCCATCTCCACAATCTACAATCCCACCAACTGAACCTACTACTACCATAACCAAAgagccaaccacaaccacacaatcTACAACTCCACCAACTGAACCTACAACTACAACCGAGGAGCCAACCACAACAACCCCcaaatctacaaccacaacaactgaatctactactacaactaaagAGCCCATCACATCTCCACAATCTACAATCCCACCAACTGaacctactactaccacaaccgaagagccaaccacaaccacaacatctACAACCCCACCAACTGAATCTACAACTACAACCGAggagccaacaacaacaacccccaaatctacaaccacaacaactaaatctactactacaactaaagAGCCCAACACAACTCCAAAATCTACAATCCCACCAACTGaaactactactaccacaaccaaagagccaaccacaaccacaacatctACAACCCCACCAACTGAACCTACAACTACAACCCAGGAGCCAACCAAAACAACCCCcaaatctacaaccacaacaactgaatctactactacaactaaagAGCCCATCACATCTCCACAATCTACAATCCCACCAACTGaacctactactaccacaaccgAAGaaccaaccacaaccacaacatctACAACCCCACCAACTGAATCTACAACTACAACCGAggagccaacaacaacaacccccaaatctacaaccacaacaactaaatctactactacaactaaagAGCCCAACACAACTCCAAAATCTACAATCCCACCAACTGaaactactactaccacaaccaaagagccaaccacaaccacaacatctACAACCCCACCAACTGAATCTACAACTACAACCGAggagccaacaacaacaacccccaaatctacaaccacaacaactaaatctactactacaactaaagAGCCCAACACAACTCCAAAATCTACAATCCCACCAACTGaaactactactaccacaaccaaagagccaaccacaaccacaacatctACAACCCCACCAACTGAACCTACAACTACAACCCAGGAGCCAACCAAAACAACCCCcaaatctacaaccacaacaactgaatctactactacaactGAAGAGCTTGTGACTGGTCCCACGTTGGTAACATCAGTGCCTCAATCAACTGCCCCCCTTATCTCTCCCACTTCTCCATGCTACTGCATAGTTAATGGAAAGCATTATAGTCCAG GGGATGTAATATTCGACATGGAACATATTGGATCAGGTGTATGTCTCACTATGATATGTTCTGATATTTGTGAGATTCACAACAAGACTGTCGCCTGCGGTACCACAACCATTCCTACACCCACTACCACAACTCCTAATCATACCTGCCCTGAATGGAATGTTGCA CAAAATGAGACCTTCTTATTGTGCAACTGCACCATGGCCAGATGCATTGAGAATAATACAATTGAAATAATTCCATATGAATGTCCACCCCTTGAGAAGATCAATTGTACCAATGGAAAGAACCCAGTTCTTGTGTATGATGAGTACCGCTGCTGCCAGCATTACGCTTGTGACT GTGTTTGTGAAGGCTGGGGAGATCCTCATTACATCACATTTGATGGATTATACTACAGTTATCAAGGAAAATGTACTTACGTCTTAATGGAAGAGATTTTACCAATACATAATTTGAACATTTATATTGAGAATGTATATTGTGATCCCACTGAAGATGTTTCTTGTCCACGATCAATAATTATATCGTACCAATCAGAAATTGTCGCACTTATAAATTATAACCTTCTTGGAGCAGCACAGTTGGAG GCACTGAAAAATGGAATCCGTCTGAAACTACCTTATTCACATCAAGGTGTTAAAATCTTGGATTCTGGCATTAACTTGGTTTTGGAGATCCCTCGCCTAAAAGTGGTCATCACATTTGGAATAACTGGCTTTAGTGTCACCCTTCCATATCAATATTTTGGCAATAACACACAGGGCCATTGTG GAACATGCAATAACAACCAGGCTGATGACTGCAAGCTGCCTGGAGGCAAGTTAGTAGAAAACTGTGCAGTGATGGCTGACTATTGGCCTGCAAAACACATTTACCAACCCAACTGCCACATACCATCTGTACTGCCCACCAATATACCTGGACCTCCACCAACCTTTACTCCATGCATTCCAGACTCCATATGTCACATGATTAATAGCAG TCTCTTTGCAGCGTGCCATCCCtttgtctctcctgaccattTCTACCAAGGTTGTGTTTTTGATAGCTGCCATGTTACTAACCCAGCAGTGGAGTGCACAAGTTTGCAGACTTACTCTGCTGCCTGTGCTCAGGCGGGAGTTTGTCTGCACTGGAGGCACCACACCAGCGTGTGTG CAAATAACTGCCCGTCAAACAAAGTTTACAAGCCATGTGGTCCTGCAGAACAACCCACCTGTGAAGACAA TCCTAATGAACCAACCATGAACTACACTACCGAGGGCTGCTTTTGTCCTGATGGAATGAAACTCTTCAACAAAGAGTCTAGCATATGTGTAGATAAGTGTG GATGTCTGGATCCTGAGGGCATTCCCCGTGAG CTAAATGAGAAGTTTGAGTACAAATGCCAAAACTGCATCTGTGAGGAGTCCACCAAGACTGTGACTTGCAAACCGAAGGCATGTCCAACACCACCTAGAGCAAACTGCACTGACCCTGGGTTTGTTCTCGTCAACCAAACTAATCCGTCAGACTCCTGCTGTTCTAACTTTGTTTGCC AATGTCAAAGCAAGAACTGCCCAGTCTACAACATGAACTGTCTGGTAGGGTATAGGCCAGTTGTCAGTGTTCCTGAGGGAAAATGCTGTGCAGAACTTACATGTG AGCCTAAAAGAGTTTGTGTCCACAAAAACTCTGAATACCAG CCCGGCTCTTCAGTTCCTGGGTTTCATTGTCAGGATTGTACCTGTAGCAATGAGATGGACCCCGATTCTCATTTATTCAAGATAAAGTGTGAGTTGCAGAAATGTCAAACGAACTGTGACATG GGATATGAATATCTGGACGCTGATGGAAATGAATGCTGTGGGAAGTGTGTACAGACACAATGTGTTGTCAGCGTTAATGATACCAAGAGCCTCTTGAAT CCAGGAGATACCTGGTCACCACCGAAGAATAAGTGTCAGTATTACACCTGTATTAAGGTCGGTGATACTTTAACAACGTTCGAGTCACAAATTGTCTGCCCGCCATTCCAGCAGAACAACTGCCAACCA GGCACAATTCAGAGTGCAGCAAATGGTTGTTGTCCGACAT GCGTGGAGAGGGAGAAGGCCTGCAAGTTAATACCCATGAAAATGTATGTTAGGCTCAAAAGCTGTCAGTCTAACCACGAGGTAGATATGCCATATTGTGAAGGATCCTGCAACACTTTCACCAG GTACTCCAAAGCTGCTACTTTGGAGCATTCTTGCTCCTGCTGTAGGGAGACACGCTCCAGCAATCTCACTGTTGACCTGCACTGCCTGAATGGAGATGTGGTTCCCTTTTTATACACCCATGTGGAAGACTGTGGCTGTGGCCACACAGACTGCACCAGCCCTACTGCACAACATGTTCGCAGGAGGCGAAGCGCAACACTGGTGTAA